One region of Gorilla gorilla gorilla isolate KB3781 chromosome 13, NHGRI_mGorGor1-v2.1_pri, whole genome shotgun sequence genomic DNA includes:
- the SLC2A8 gene encoding solute carrier family 2, facilitated glucose transporter member 8 isoform X5, with translation MTPEDPEETQPLLGPPGGSAPRGRRVFLAAFAAALGPLSFGFALGYSSPAIPSLQRAAPPAPRLDDAAASWFGAVVTLGAAAGGVLGGWLVDRAGRKLSLLLCSVPFVAGFAVITAAQDVWMLLGGRLLTGLACGVASLVAPVYISEIAYPAVRGLLGSCVQLMVVVGILLAYLAGWVLEWRWLAVLGCVPPSLMLLLMCFMPETPRFLLTQHRRQEAMAALRFLWGSEQGWEDPPIGAEQSFHLALLRQPGIYKPFVIGVSLMAFQQLSGVNAVMFYAETIFEEAKFKDSSLASVVVGVIQVLFTAVAALIMDRAGRRLLLVLSGVVMVFSTSAFGAYFKLTQGGPGNSSHVALSAPVSAQPVDASVGLAWLAVGSMCLFIAGFAVGWGPIPWLLMSEIFPLHVKGVATGICVLTNWLMAFLVTKEFSSLMEVLRPYGAFWLASAFCIFSVLFTLFCVPETKGKTLEQITAHFEGR, from the exons ATGACGCCCGAGGACCCAGAGGAAACCCAGCCGCTTCTGGGGCCTCCTGGCGGCAG CGCGCCCCGCGGCCGCCGCGTCTTCCTCGCCGCCTTCGCCGCTGCCCTGGGCCCACTCAGCTTCGGCTTCGCGCTCGGCTACAGCTCCCCGGCCATCCCTAGCCTGCAGCGCGCCGCGCCCCCGGCCCCGCGCCTGGACGACGCCGCCGCCTCCTGGTTCGGG GCTGTCGTGACCCTGGGTGCCGCGGCGGGGGGAGTGCTGGGCGGCTGGCTGGTGGACCGCGCCGGGCGCAAGCTGAGCCTCCTGCTGTGCTCCGTGCCCTTCGTGGCCGGCTTTGCCGTCATCACCGCGGCCCAGGACGTGTGGATGCTGCTGGGGGGCCGCCTCCTCACCGGCCTGGCCTGCGGTGTTGCCTCCCTAGTGGCCCCG GTCTACATCTCCGAAATCGCCTACCCAGCAGTCCGGGGGTTGCTCGGCTCCTGTGTGCAGCTGATGGTCGTCGTTGGCATCCTCCTGGCCTACCTGGCAG GCTGGGTGCTGGAGTGGCGCTGGCTGGCTGTGCTGGGCTGCGTGCCCCCCTCCCTCATGCTGCTTCTCATGTGCTTCATGCCCGAGACCCCGCGCTTCCTGCTGACTCAGCACAGGCGCCAGGAGGCCATGGCCGCCCTGCGGTTCCTGTGGGGCTCCGAGCAGGGCTGGGAAGACCCCCCCATCGGGGCTGAGCAG AGCTTTCACCTGGCCCTGCTGCGGCAGCCCGGCATCTACAAGCCCTTCGTCATCGGCGTCTCCCTGATGGCCTTCCAGCAGCTGTCGGGGGTCAACGCCGTCATGTTCTATGCAGAGACCATCTTTGAAGAGGCCAAGTTCAAG GACAGCAGCCTAGCCTCGGTCGTCGTGGGTGTCATCCAGGTGCTGTTCACAGCTGTGGCAGCTCTCATCATGGACAGAGCAGGGCGGAGGCTGCTCCTGGTCTTGTCAG GTGTGGTCATGGTGTTCAGCACGAGTGCCTTCGGCGCCTACTTCAAGCTGACCCAGGGTGGCCCTGGCAACTCCTCGCACGTGGCCCTCTCGGCGCCTGTCTCTGCACAGCCTGTTGATGCCAGCGTGGGGCTGGCCTGGCTGGCCGTGGGCAGCATGTGCCTCTTCATCGCCG GCTTTGCGGTGGGCTGGGGGCCCATCCCCTGGCTCCTCATGTCAGAGATCTTCCCTCTGCATGTCAAGGGCGTGGCGACAGGCATCTGCGTCCTCACCAACTGGCTCATGGCCTTTCTCGTGACCAAGGAGTTCAGCAGCCTCATG GAGGTCCTCAGGCCCTATGGAGCCTTCTGGCTTGCCTCCGCTTTCTGCATCTTCAGTGTCCTTTTCACTTTGTTCTGTGTCCCTGAAACTAAAGGAAAGACTCTGGAACAAATCACAGCCCATTTTGAGGGGCGATGA
- the SLC2A8 gene encoding solute carrier family 2, facilitated glucose transporter member 8 isoform X2 — protein sequence MTPEDPEETQPLLGPPGGSAPRGRRVFLAAFAAALGPLSFGFALGYSSPAIPSLQRAAPPAPRLDDAAASWFGVRPRARSSSPGTPRPPLGTGIGTLRPPPFPSGQASGPAATTFPHETGIGPLCPPSLPSGRASSPSAPTPPLGTSTGPLSPLPLPSGRARGPASFTSEPAGSGRRGRMGCGFGAPSSAATRLQAVVTLGAAAGGVLGGWLVDRAGRKLSLLLCSVPFVAGFAVITAAQDVWMLLGGRLLTGLACGVASLVAPVYISEIAYPAVRGLLGSCVQLMVVVGILLAYLAGWVLEWRWLAVLGCVPPSLMLLLMCFMPETPRFLLTQHRRQEAMAALRFLWGSEQGWEDPPIGAEQSFHLALLRQPGIYKPFVIGVSLMAFQQLSGVNAVMFYAETIFEEAKFKDSSLASVVVGVIQVLFTAVAALIMDRAGRRLLLVLSGVVMVFSTSAFGAYFKLTQGGPGNSSHVALSAPVSAQPVDASVGLAWLAVGSMCLFIAGFAVGWGPIPWLLMSEIFPLHVKGVATGICVLTNWLMAFLVTKEFSSLMEVLRPYGAFWLASAFCIFSVLFTLFCVPETKGKTLEQITAHFEGR from the exons ATGACGCCCGAGGACCCAGAGGAAACCCAGCCGCTTCTGGGGCCTCCTGGCGGCAG CGCGCCCCGCGGCCGCCGCGTCTTCCTCGCCGCCTTCGCCGCTGCCCTGGGCCCACTCAGCTTCGGCTTCGCGCTCGGCTACAGCTCCCCGGCCATCCCTAGCCTGCAGCGCGCCGCGCCCCCGGCCCCGCGCCTGGACGACGCCGCCGCCTCCTGGTTCGGGGTGAGGCCCCGGGCTCGCTCCTCCAGCCCTGGGACCCCACGCCCTCCTCTCGGGACGGGCATCGGGACCCTCCGCCCCCCACCCTTCCCCTCGGGACAGGCATCGGGCCCCGCCGCCACCACCTTTCCCCACGAGACAGGCATTGGGCCTCTCTGCCCCCCATCCCTTCCCTCGGGACGAGCATCGAGCCCCTcagcccccacccctcccctcggGACGAGCACCGGGCCCCTCAGCCCCCTACCCCTCCCCTCGGGACGGGCGCGGGGCCCCGCCTCCTTTACCTCTGAGCCCGCGGGGAGTGGGCGGAGGGGGAGGATGGGCTGCGGCTTCGGCGCCCCCTCCTCAGCAGCCACCCGCCTCCAGGCTGTCGTGACCCTGGGTGCCGCGGCGGGGGGAGTGCTGGGCGGCTGGCTGGTGGACCGCGCCGGGCGCAAGCTGAGCCTCCTGCTGTGCTCCGTGCCCTTCGTGGCCGGCTTTGCCGTCATCACCGCGGCCCAGGACGTGTGGATGCTGCTGGGGGGCCGCCTCCTCACCGGCCTGGCCTGCGGTGTTGCCTCCCTAGTGGCCCCG GTCTACATCTCCGAAATCGCCTACCCAGCAGTCCGGGGGTTGCTCGGCTCCTGTGTGCAGCTGATGGTCGTCGTTGGCATCCTCCTGGCCTACCTGGCAG GCTGGGTGCTGGAGTGGCGCTGGCTGGCTGTGCTGGGCTGCGTGCCCCCCTCCCTCATGCTGCTTCTCATGTGCTTCATGCCCGAGACCCCGCGCTTCCTGCTGACTCAGCACAGGCGCCAGGAGGCCATGGCCGCCCTGCGGTTCCTGTGGGGCTCCGAGCAGGGCTGGGAAGACCCCCCCATCGGGGCTGAGCAG AGCTTTCACCTGGCCCTGCTGCGGCAGCCCGGCATCTACAAGCCCTTCGTCATCGGCGTCTCCCTGATGGCCTTCCAGCAGCTGTCGGGGGTCAACGCCGTCATGTTCTATGCAGAGACCATCTTTGAAGAGGCCAAGTTCAAG GACAGCAGCCTAGCCTCGGTCGTCGTGGGTGTCATCCAGGTGCTGTTCACAGCTGTGGCAGCTCTCATCATGGACAGAGCAGGGCGGAGGCTGCTCCTGGTCTTGTCAG GTGTGGTCATGGTGTTCAGCACGAGTGCCTTCGGCGCCTACTTCAAGCTGACCCAGGGTGGCCCTGGCAACTCCTCGCACGTGGCCCTCTCGGCGCCTGTCTCTGCACAGCCTGTTGATGCCAGCGTGGGGCTGGCCTGGCTGGCCGTGGGCAGCATGTGCCTCTTCATCGCCG GCTTTGCGGTGGGCTGGGGGCCCATCCCCTGGCTCCTCATGTCAGAGATCTTCCCTCTGCATGTCAAGGGCGTGGCGACAGGCATCTGCGTCCTCACCAACTGGCTCATGGCCTTTCTCGTGACCAAGGAGTTCAGCAGCCTCATG GAGGTCCTCAGGCCCTATGGAGCCTTCTGGCTTGCCTCCGCTTTCTGCATCTTCAGTGTCCTTTTCACTTTGTTCTGTGTCCCTGAAACTAAAGGAAAGACTCTGGAACAAATCACAGCCCATTTTGAGGGGCGATGA
- the SLC2A8 gene encoding solute carrier family 2, facilitated glucose transporter member 8 isoform X1 — MTPEDPEETQPLLGPPGGSAPRGRRVFLAAFAAALGPLSFGFALGYSSPAIPSLQRAAPPAPRLDDAAASWFGVRPRARSSSPGTPRPPLGTGIGTLRPPPFPSGQASGPAATTFPHETGIGPLCPPSLPSGRASSPSAPTPPLGTSTGPLSPLPLPSGRARGPASFTSEPAGSGRRGRMGCGFGAPSSAATRLQAVVTLGAAAGGVLGGWLVDRAGRKLSLLLCSVPFVAGFAVITAAQDVWMLLGGRLLTGLACGVASLVAPVYISEIAYPAVRGLLGSCVQLMVVVGILLAYLAGWVLEWRWLAVLGCVPPSLMLLLMCFMPETPRFLLTQHRRQEAMAALRFLWGSEQGWEDPPIGAEQSFHLALLRQPGIYKPFVIGVSLMAFQQLSGVNAVMFYAETIFEEAKFKDSSLASVVVGVIQVLFTAVAALIMDRAGRRLLLVLSGVVMVFSTSAFGAYFKLTQGGPGNSSHVALSAPVSAQPVDASVGLAWLAVGSMCLFIAGFAVGWGPIPWLLMSEIFPLHVKGVATGICVLTNWLMAFLVTKEFSSLMLLLLLCGLGNTFELCRPAVSPPCARLKQRKRRWALGSLSSGWRCFWRLGAGHSVAPLTRLPYWKGTLFAK, encoded by the exons ATGACGCCCGAGGACCCAGAGGAAACCCAGCCGCTTCTGGGGCCTCCTGGCGGCAG CGCGCCCCGCGGCCGCCGCGTCTTCCTCGCCGCCTTCGCCGCTGCCCTGGGCCCACTCAGCTTCGGCTTCGCGCTCGGCTACAGCTCCCCGGCCATCCCTAGCCTGCAGCGCGCCGCGCCCCCGGCCCCGCGCCTGGACGACGCCGCCGCCTCCTGGTTCGGGGTGAGGCCCCGGGCTCGCTCCTCCAGCCCTGGGACCCCACGCCCTCCTCTCGGGACGGGCATCGGGACCCTCCGCCCCCCACCCTTCCCCTCGGGACAGGCATCGGGCCCCGCCGCCACCACCTTTCCCCACGAGACAGGCATTGGGCCTCTCTGCCCCCCATCCCTTCCCTCGGGACGAGCATCGAGCCCCTcagcccccacccctcccctcggGACGAGCACCGGGCCCCTCAGCCCCCTACCCCTCCCCTCGGGACGGGCGCGGGGCCCCGCCTCCTTTACCTCTGAGCCCGCGGGGAGTGGGCGGAGGGGGAGGATGGGCTGCGGCTTCGGCGCCCCCTCCTCAGCAGCCACCCGCCTCCAGGCTGTCGTGACCCTGGGTGCCGCGGCGGGGGGAGTGCTGGGCGGCTGGCTGGTGGACCGCGCCGGGCGCAAGCTGAGCCTCCTGCTGTGCTCCGTGCCCTTCGTGGCCGGCTTTGCCGTCATCACCGCGGCCCAGGACGTGTGGATGCTGCTGGGGGGCCGCCTCCTCACCGGCCTGGCCTGCGGTGTTGCCTCCCTAGTGGCCCCG GTCTACATCTCCGAAATCGCCTACCCAGCAGTCCGGGGGTTGCTCGGCTCCTGTGTGCAGCTGATGGTCGTCGTTGGCATCCTCCTGGCCTACCTGGCAG GCTGGGTGCTGGAGTGGCGCTGGCTGGCTGTGCTGGGCTGCGTGCCCCCCTCCCTCATGCTGCTTCTCATGTGCTTCATGCCCGAGACCCCGCGCTTCCTGCTGACTCAGCACAGGCGCCAGGAGGCCATGGCCGCCCTGCGGTTCCTGTGGGGCTCCGAGCAGGGCTGGGAAGACCCCCCCATCGGGGCTGAGCAG AGCTTTCACCTGGCCCTGCTGCGGCAGCCCGGCATCTACAAGCCCTTCGTCATCGGCGTCTCCCTGATGGCCTTCCAGCAGCTGTCGGGGGTCAACGCCGTCATGTTCTATGCAGAGACCATCTTTGAAGAGGCCAAGTTCAAG GACAGCAGCCTAGCCTCGGTCGTCGTGGGTGTCATCCAGGTGCTGTTCACAGCTGTGGCAGCTCTCATCATGGACAGAGCAGGGCGGAGGCTGCTCCTGGTCTTGTCAG GTGTGGTCATGGTGTTCAGCACGAGTGCCTTCGGCGCCTACTTCAAGCTGACCCAGGGTGGCCCTGGCAACTCCTCGCACGTGGCCCTCTCGGCGCCTGTCTCTGCACAGCCTGTTGATGCCAGCGTGGGGCTGGCCTGGCTGGCCGTGGGCAGCATGTGCCTCTTCATCGCCG GCTTTGCGGTGGGCTGGGGGCCCATCCCCTGGCTCCTCATGTCAGAGATCTTCCCTCTGCATGTCAAGGGCGTGGCGACAGGCATCTGCGTCCTCACCAACTGGCTCATGGCCTTTCTCGTGACCAAGGAGTTCAGCAGCCTCATG CTCCTGCTGCTGCTCTGCGGACTCGGGAACACCTTCGAGCTTTGCAGACCTGCGGTCAGCCCTCCATGCGCAAGACTAAAGCAGCGGAAGAGGAGGTGGGCCCTAGGATCTTTGTCTTCTGGCTGGAGGTGCTTTTGGAGGTTGGGTGCTGGGCATTCGGTCGCTCCTCTCACGCGGCTGCCTTATTGGAAAGGAACTTTGTTTGCCAAGTAA
- the SLC2A8 gene encoding solute carrier family 2, facilitated glucose transporter member 8 isoform X4 — translation MTPEDPEETQPLLGPPGGSAPRGRRVFLAAFAAALGPLSFGFALGYSSPAIPSLQRAAPPAPRLDDAAASWFGAVVTLGAAAGGVLGGWLVDRAGRKLSLLLCSVPFVAGFAVITAAQDVWMLLGGRLLTGLACGVASLVAPVYISEIAYPAVRGLLGSCVQLMVVVGILLAYLAGWVLEWRWLAVLGCVPPSLMLLLMCFMPETPRFLLTQHRRQEAMAALRFLWGSEQGWEDPPIGAEQSFHLALLRQPGIYKPFVIGVSLMAFQQLSGVNAVMFYAETIFEEAKFKDSSLASVVVGVIQVLFTAVAALIMDRAGRRLLLVLSGVVMVFSTSAFGAYFKLTQGGPGNSSHVALSAPVSAQPVDASVGLAWLAVGSMCLFIAGFAVGWGPIPWLLMSEIFPLHVKGVATGICVLTNWLMAFLVTKEFSSLMLLLLLCGLGNTFELCRPAVSPPCARLKQRKRRWALGSLSSGWRCFWRLGAGHSVAPLTRLPYWKGTLFAK, via the exons ATGACGCCCGAGGACCCAGAGGAAACCCAGCCGCTTCTGGGGCCTCCTGGCGGCAG CGCGCCCCGCGGCCGCCGCGTCTTCCTCGCCGCCTTCGCCGCTGCCCTGGGCCCACTCAGCTTCGGCTTCGCGCTCGGCTACAGCTCCCCGGCCATCCCTAGCCTGCAGCGCGCCGCGCCCCCGGCCCCGCGCCTGGACGACGCCGCCGCCTCCTGGTTCGGG GCTGTCGTGACCCTGGGTGCCGCGGCGGGGGGAGTGCTGGGCGGCTGGCTGGTGGACCGCGCCGGGCGCAAGCTGAGCCTCCTGCTGTGCTCCGTGCCCTTCGTGGCCGGCTTTGCCGTCATCACCGCGGCCCAGGACGTGTGGATGCTGCTGGGGGGCCGCCTCCTCACCGGCCTGGCCTGCGGTGTTGCCTCCCTAGTGGCCCCG GTCTACATCTCCGAAATCGCCTACCCAGCAGTCCGGGGGTTGCTCGGCTCCTGTGTGCAGCTGATGGTCGTCGTTGGCATCCTCCTGGCCTACCTGGCAG GCTGGGTGCTGGAGTGGCGCTGGCTGGCTGTGCTGGGCTGCGTGCCCCCCTCCCTCATGCTGCTTCTCATGTGCTTCATGCCCGAGACCCCGCGCTTCCTGCTGACTCAGCACAGGCGCCAGGAGGCCATGGCCGCCCTGCGGTTCCTGTGGGGCTCCGAGCAGGGCTGGGAAGACCCCCCCATCGGGGCTGAGCAG AGCTTTCACCTGGCCCTGCTGCGGCAGCCCGGCATCTACAAGCCCTTCGTCATCGGCGTCTCCCTGATGGCCTTCCAGCAGCTGTCGGGGGTCAACGCCGTCATGTTCTATGCAGAGACCATCTTTGAAGAGGCCAAGTTCAAG GACAGCAGCCTAGCCTCGGTCGTCGTGGGTGTCATCCAGGTGCTGTTCACAGCTGTGGCAGCTCTCATCATGGACAGAGCAGGGCGGAGGCTGCTCCTGGTCTTGTCAG GTGTGGTCATGGTGTTCAGCACGAGTGCCTTCGGCGCCTACTTCAAGCTGACCCAGGGTGGCCCTGGCAACTCCTCGCACGTGGCCCTCTCGGCGCCTGTCTCTGCACAGCCTGTTGATGCCAGCGTGGGGCTGGCCTGGCTGGCCGTGGGCAGCATGTGCCTCTTCATCGCCG GCTTTGCGGTGGGCTGGGGGCCCATCCCCTGGCTCCTCATGTCAGAGATCTTCCCTCTGCATGTCAAGGGCGTGGCGACAGGCATCTGCGTCCTCACCAACTGGCTCATGGCCTTTCTCGTGACCAAGGAGTTCAGCAGCCTCATG CTCCTGCTGCTGCTCTGCGGACTCGGGAACACCTTCGAGCTTTGCAGACCTGCGGTCAGCCCTCCATGCGCAAGACTAAAGCAGCGGAAGAGGAGGTGGGCCCTAGGATCTTTGTCTTCTGGCTGGAGGTGCTTTTGGAGGTTGGGTGCTGGGCATTCGGTCGCTCCTCTCACGCGGCTGCCTTATTGGAAAGGAACTTTGTTTGCCAAGTAA
- the SLC2A8 gene encoding solute carrier family 2, facilitated glucose transporter member 8 isoform X3, translated as MTPEDPEETQPLLGPPGGSAPRGRRVFLAAFAAALGPLSFGFALGYSSPAIPSLQRAAPPAPRLDDAAASWFGVRPRARSSSPGTPRPPLGTGIGTLRPPPFPSGQASGPAATTFPHETGIGPLCPPSLPSGRASSPSAPTPPLGTSTGPLSPLPLPSGRARGPASFTSEPAGSGRRGRMGCGFGAPSSAATRLQAVVTLGAAAGGVLGGWLVDRAGRKLSLLLCSVPFVAGFAVITAAQDVWMLLGGRLLTGLACGVASLVAPVYISEIAYPAVRGLLGSCVQLMVVVGILLAYLAGWVLEWRWLAVLGCVPPSLMLLLMCFMPETPRFLLTQHRRQEAMAALRFLWGSEQGWEDPPIGAEQSFHLALLRQPGIYKPFVIGVSLMAFQQLSGVNAVMFYAETIFEEAKFKDSSLASVVVGVIQVLFTAVAALIMDRAGRRLLLVLSGVVMVFSTSAFGAYFKLTQGGPGNSSHVALSAPVSAQPVDASVGLAWLAVGSMCLFIAGFAVGWGPIPWLLMSEIFPLHVKGVATGICVLTNWLMAFLVTKEFSSLMERKCPRSQEKAFEEGEVTRSQRTRS; from the exons ATGACGCCCGAGGACCCAGAGGAAACCCAGCCGCTTCTGGGGCCTCCTGGCGGCAG CGCGCCCCGCGGCCGCCGCGTCTTCCTCGCCGCCTTCGCCGCTGCCCTGGGCCCACTCAGCTTCGGCTTCGCGCTCGGCTACAGCTCCCCGGCCATCCCTAGCCTGCAGCGCGCCGCGCCCCCGGCCCCGCGCCTGGACGACGCCGCCGCCTCCTGGTTCGGGGTGAGGCCCCGGGCTCGCTCCTCCAGCCCTGGGACCCCACGCCCTCCTCTCGGGACGGGCATCGGGACCCTCCGCCCCCCACCCTTCCCCTCGGGACAGGCATCGGGCCCCGCCGCCACCACCTTTCCCCACGAGACAGGCATTGGGCCTCTCTGCCCCCCATCCCTTCCCTCGGGACGAGCATCGAGCCCCTcagcccccacccctcccctcggGACGAGCACCGGGCCCCTCAGCCCCCTACCCCTCCCCTCGGGACGGGCGCGGGGCCCCGCCTCCTTTACCTCTGAGCCCGCGGGGAGTGGGCGGAGGGGGAGGATGGGCTGCGGCTTCGGCGCCCCCTCCTCAGCAGCCACCCGCCTCCAGGCTGTCGTGACCCTGGGTGCCGCGGCGGGGGGAGTGCTGGGCGGCTGGCTGGTGGACCGCGCCGGGCGCAAGCTGAGCCTCCTGCTGTGCTCCGTGCCCTTCGTGGCCGGCTTTGCCGTCATCACCGCGGCCCAGGACGTGTGGATGCTGCTGGGGGGCCGCCTCCTCACCGGCCTGGCCTGCGGTGTTGCCTCCCTAGTGGCCCCG GTCTACATCTCCGAAATCGCCTACCCAGCAGTCCGGGGGTTGCTCGGCTCCTGTGTGCAGCTGATGGTCGTCGTTGGCATCCTCCTGGCCTACCTGGCAG GCTGGGTGCTGGAGTGGCGCTGGCTGGCTGTGCTGGGCTGCGTGCCCCCCTCCCTCATGCTGCTTCTCATGTGCTTCATGCCCGAGACCCCGCGCTTCCTGCTGACTCAGCACAGGCGCCAGGAGGCCATGGCCGCCCTGCGGTTCCTGTGGGGCTCCGAGCAGGGCTGGGAAGACCCCCCCATCGGGGCTGAGCAG AGCTTTCACCTGGCCCTGCTGCGGCAGCCCGGCATCTACAAGCCCTTCGTCATCGGCGTCTCCCTGATGGCCTTCCAGCAGCTGTCGGGGGTCAACGCCGTCATGTTCTATGCAGAGACCATCTTTGAAGAGGCCAAGTTCAAG GACAGCAGCCTAGCCTCGGTCGTCGTGGGTGTCATCCAGGTGCTGTTCACAGCTGTGGCAGCTCTCATCATGGACAGAGCAGGGCGGAGGCTGCTCCTGGTCTTGTCAG GTGTGGTCATGGTGTTCAGCACGAGTGCCTTCGGCGCCTACTTCAAGCTGACCCAGGGTGGCCCTGGCAACTCCTCGCACGTGGCCCTCTCGGCGCCTGTCTCTGCACAGCCTGTTGATGCCAGCGTGGGGCTGGCCTGGCTGGCCGTGGGCAGCATGTGCCTCTTCATCGCCG GCTTTGCGGTGGGCTGGGGGCCCATCCCCTGGCTCCTCATGTCAGAGATCTTCCCTCTGCATGTCAAGGGCGTGGCGACAGGCATCTGCGTCCTCACCAACTGGCTCATGGCCTTTCTCGTGACCAAGGAGTTCAGCAGCCTCATG GAGAGAAAATGTCCAAGAAGCCAAGAGAAGGCCTTCGAGGAGGGAGAGGTCACCAGGTCCCAGAGGACCAGGAGCTGA
- the SLC2A8 gene encoding solute carrier family 2, facilitated glucose transporter member 8 isoform X6: MTPEDPEETQPLLGPPGGSAPRGRRVFLAAFAAALGPLSFGFALGYSSPAIPSLQRAAPPAPRLDDAAASWFGAVVTLGAAAGGVLGGWLVDRAGRKLSLLLCSVPFVAGFAVITAAQDVWMLLGGRLLTGLACGVASLVAPVYISEIAYPAVRGLLGSCVQLMVVVGILLAYLAGWVLEWRWLAVLGCVPPSLMLLLMCFMPETPRFLLTQHRRQEAMAALRFLWGSEQGWEDPPIGAEQSFHLALLRQPGIYKPFVIGVSLMAFQQLSGVNAVMFYAETIFEEAKFKDSSLASVVVGVIQVLFTAVAALIMDRAGRRLLLVLSGVVMVFSTSAFGAYFKLTQGGPGNSSHVALSAPVSAQPVDASVGLAWLAVGSMCLFIAGFAVGWGPIPWLLMSEIFPLHVKGVATGICVLTNWLMAFLVTKEFSSLMERKCPRSQEKAFEEGEVTRSQRTRS; the protein is encoded by the exons ATGACGCCCGAGGACCCAGAGGAAACCCAGCCGCTTCTGGGGCCTCCTGGCGGCAG CGCGCCCCGCGGCCGCCGCGTCTTCCTCGCCGCCTTCGCCGCTGCCCTGGGCCCACTCAGCTTCGGCTTCGCGCTCGGCTACAGCTCCCCGGCCATCCCTAGCCTGCAGCGCGCCGCGCCCCCGGCCCCGCGCCTGGACGACGCCGCCGCCTCCTGGTTCGGG GCTGTCGTGACCCTGGGTGCCGCGGCGGGGGGAGTGCTGGGCGGCTGGCTGGTGGACCGCGCCGGGCGCAAGCTGAGCCTCCTGCTGTGCTCCGTGCCCTTCGTGGCCGGCTTTGCCGTCATCACCGCGGCCCAGGACGTGTGGATGCTGCTGGGGGGCCGCCTCCTCACCGGCCTGGCCTGCGGTGTTGCCTCCCTAGTGGCCCCG GTCTACATCTCCGAAATCGCCTACCCAGCAGTCCGGGGGTTGCTCGGCTCCTGTGTGCAGCTGATGGTCGTCGTTGGCATCCTCCTGGCCTACCTGGCAG GCTGGGTGCTGGAGTGGCGCTGGCTGGCTGTGCTGGGCTGCGTGCCCCCCTCCCTCATGCTGCTTCTCATGTGCTTCATGCCCGAGACCCCGCGCTTCCTGCTGACTCAGCACAGGCGCCAGGAGGCCATGGCCGCCCTGCGGTTCCTGTGGGGCTCCGAGCAGGGCTGGGAAGACCCCCCCATCGGGGCTGAGCAG AGCTTTCACCTGGCCCTGCTGCGGCAGCCCGGCATCTACAAGCCCTTCGTCATCGGCGTCTCCCTGATGGCCTTCCAGCAGCTGTCGGGGGTCAACGCCGTCATGTTCTATGCAGAGACCATCTTTGAAGAGGCCAAGTTCAAG GACAGCAGCCTAGCCTCGGTCGTCGTGGGTGTCATCCAGGTGCTGTTCACAGCTGTGGCAGCTCTCATCATGGACAGAGCAGGGCGGAGGCTGCTCCTGGTCTTGTCAG GTGTGGTCATGGTGTTCAGCACGAGTGCCTTCGGCGCCTACTTCAAGCTGACCCAGGGTGGCCCTGGCAACTCCTCGCACGTGGCCCTCTCGGCGCCTGTCTCTGCACAGCCTGTTGATGCCAGCGTGGGGCTGGCCTGGCTGGCCGTGGGCAGCATGTGCCTCTTCATCGCCG GCTTTGCGGTGGGCTGGGGGCCCATCCCCTGGCTCCTCATGTCAGAGATCTTCCCTCTGCATGTCAAGGGCGTGGCGACAGGCATCTGCGTCCTCACCAACTGGCTCATGGCCTTTCTCGTGACCAAGGAGTTCAGCAGCCTCATG GAGAGAAAATGTCCAAGAAGCCAAGAGAAGGCCTTCGAGGAGGGAGAGGTCACCAGGTCCCAGAGGACCAGGAGCTGA